In Lolium perenne isolate Kyuss_39 chromosome 5, Kyuss_2.0, whole genome shotgun sequence, the sequence ataagccgatgacacaattctttttatggatcatgatcttgaaaaagctcgaaatctgaaattaattttagcagcttttgagcaattattgggattgaaaattaacttccataaaagtgaattgttctgcttcggtgatgcccaagacgatgtagctctgtatacagagttatttggttgcgggcaaggccaatttccgattcgctatttgggtattccgattcactatcggagactgacaattgcggaatggaaatcagtggaagaaagattacaaaaacgcctcagtagttggaaaggtaaactgttgtccctgggtggaagattggtactcattaattcagtactaactaatatggtactgtatatgttatcattcttcatctTACCCAAAGGAATTCTgcacaaactcgattattatcgatccagattcttttggcaaggggacaacgagaaaaagaaatatcgactggttaaatggagtatagtttgtagtcccaaagatcaaggagggcttggagttcatgacctggaggtcaagaactcagcgctactgggtaaatggctttttaagctacttactgaggatgggatttggcaaactatacttcggagaaagtatatcggctcgaagacattatctcaagtggtttggaaacctggggattcacacttctgggctggtcttatggcgacaaaaaatgtctttttttgacatgggactttctccattaagaatggagcacagatacggttctgggaagatgcttggctcgacaatgcacccctatgtgaacagtatcccgctttgtatagaattgtgcgtcgccaaggtgataccattgcaaccgtaatggctacctcacccccgaatgtgacgttcagacgggttttactaggACAAAGGCTCGTGGCATGGAACAACCTAATTCTGTGGCTTGGAGATATTCAGTTATCGCCAGAGCCAGATGAATTTCGATGGAACCTCCACGTAGATGGTTCCTTTTCTGTAAAATCTTTCTACAATGCGATGCTgctttctgatttaccagttgataataataagaaaatttggaagatgaagataccattaaaaattaaaaaatttggatggtatcttcgtcgaggggttattctcaccaaagacaatcttgttaagcggaattggcacggaagtacaTGATGTGccttttgtcatcatgatgaaaccatcaatcatttattcttccagtgccagtttgcgagatctatatggtcagtcatccaagtagcgtctaccttgtatcctccgactagtgtcgctaatgtctttggtaattggcttcatggtatcaactcaaggtttaaaatgcttcttaggatgggggcgctagcagttatctgggcgctctggctatgtagaaatgataagatctttaatgacaaaaattgctctttgttgcatgttatctacagatgcacaggtattctccgttcgtggttacctcttcagcgggtggagaaccgagacctatttacggaggtctgtacacggttggaggatacggcgaggggtactttttccctacatgggtggcagcatagtctacggatagaagCTCCACCTAgctcttaggcgttatatgattcatcgttccgatatgtatttcgcctatttTTGTTTTATGTAACTTTGATCACTTGAGACaacaaacggctgtgtgcatcctggttatgcagaggctggatgtaattgcttcttgaagtaataaaacatcctttatcgaaaaaaaggtgTCTAGATTATAACCATCACTCATCATTTCTTCCCTAGCTAAGCTAAGCTATGGAGGACTGAAATCAACATTTCAACGAGCACACACTAGCTAGTACGTACTCCTACTATCTATCTGCAGAGTCCCCCTCGATCAGGCTATCTCGGGGTAAGTGGCGCCATCCAGTAGGATGCCGCACGGTCCAAAGACGTCGTGGAGGTCGAAGTTGCGCGGCAGCAGCATGTGACCTTTGTCCCCCCAGTTTTCTCCGTACGAATTCCTCAAGATGTAGTAATTGGGCCCGTAGCCGACGAGCAGCATTTCGTGATCAGGGGTTCTTCCACACTTCACCGACGGGTACAGGCCGCCGGCGTAGCGGTCGAACTCGGTGTTGTTTGCATCGATGGAAACCACGACGGGCCCGTAGGTAACTGCTTGCAGCAGTTCGAATTCGTCGTAGGCCGGCACCCGCGCGAACCCAGTCATGCCCAAGACGGGGAATGTGGCGCTGGACTTGCATGTGCCATTCCTTGCCGTGTACGGGTAGGCGGCCGACGACGTCAGGCCCCACTTCACGACGTACTGGAAGGCGATGGCGGCCAAACCACCTGCGCAGGCACCGTTCTTGGTGTCGCAGTCCACGAGCTCCTGTTCGGACAGCCGCAACAGGCTGCCGTTCTTTAAGATGGCGTGGTGGCTCTCCATCGCGGCCGTCGCCGCGAACGCCCAGCAGGCTCCGCAGTTGTACGCCTGGTCCTTGACTGGAGTCAGGCACGGATGCCCATAGCAAGTTTTCGAGCGCCAGTCGAAGGCCACGGGGAGCGGCAGAGTCCCGTCGCCGGCGCGCCTTTTCACATTAATGAAGCTGCGCTTCTTCCGGCCGTTACCGGCGCCGCCCTTCGCACACCTGTAGTCGCGACGGACCTCGTCGTCGCTCAGATCGGCAAAGATGTTGAGCCCCAACGGCGTGTCGCCTGCAAATTCAATATGTAAGTCGTAGACGCGGCGCGCCTGCTCCTTGAAGATGGCGAACCGGCGAAGCTTCTCGCCGGGGTGGCGTGCTACCTTGTGGCGCGCGCCCCACAGCTCGTAAAGCTTCCACAGGGAGTCGTCGGACTCCAGGTCTTCCTTGGCGAACTCCACGACGGTGGCCGCCGGATCCAGCAGTGCCAGTAGCGCAACCGCCACGACTAGCGCGGCGAGCTTCACCATCCTCGGTCGGTCGAGCGAGCGTCCTAGCTAGCACTACTCTTGGCCGTACCGTACGTCTTCACGGCTGTTCGTGCGACTATGTTTAAATAGCGATTATCTCCTTCCATATGTTGTAACCTAATATGCTAGTAATTAAGATAAAGCATATTCGGCTCCCTATTTTTGGGTGACAATATCACCTCACATCCCATGTAATCCGGCTGTTTGATCTTCACTCTTCAGAATTTTACCAATAAATCAAGCATGCGTATATGTACATCATCTCAAGGATCGGCGGCAGATCCTCTTGCAGAAAAAAGAGGAAGGAAAGATATGGACTGGCTCCTGGGTTTTCTTTCGGCCAAGGTGAAGAAGCGCTAGCGGGAGAAATGCATAACCTCATGTAAGAAGGCCCCGCACTGTCTATGACAGCCATTTGCTGTAATATTCGTGCTACAGATTTTGCAAATTTGTCCTCCCACCTCTGTATTGCATTTGGCAGAACACACCCTACATTTTCCGGTATTCTTTACAATTGTTGTCTCTGTTTCATAGAGAGCATAAGTAAGAGATTTATTTTTCCGGATTAAACCACCTGATTTCCAAATTTTCAGTCTGGAAGATTCATTGACTCATAAAAGGGAATAGGATCTAAATAATCTAACACAACACAGAAATTCATATAAGGTCCATCCCAAATTCATACAAAAAAGAAAATTGAAAGAAACTACATTTTTTTTACAAAGCCTAACAAAAAGAACAAAAAATCCATAACAGAATTTTCGGATACAAAAATTAATTTTGATGTGAGAAGTTACCGAATTGGTGCCAAGTTTGTGGACATCTTGGACACAAATATAAGGATCATTGGGATGGTCTCCACCCGCCTCAGGCTCTAGTGTTCAAAGATCTTAGAGCTGTTTGGAGTATGTGTACTAGTAGTCGTCCTGAATGTGGCAGGGGAAGGTCGAGAGGCAGCATGACTGTTTTTTCTGGAGGCAGGGGCAACCTGTCAGGCCAAGTCAACACTGGTACAAACTGATGGTGATGCAGATATGTCTGAGGATGAAACAGAGGGGAGGAGGAAACATGACATTGCTAACGAGAGGCCTGACCCTTTGGTTGATCACCCAACAACCGAATGTCCGGAAGGAGATCGAGCTATAGTGCCAGTGGAAAAAAGGAGGTACGGTGGGGGCAATGGTCTCTCATTTTGAGCCAAGTGCTCCTCCAAGCCCAAACCCCGTGGGAGATCCTAAGAGAAAGAAAACAGTTGTGGGAGAAGTTCAAGATAACAATGACGCATTAGCGGGCCCTTTCGAGGGGGACCGCCAAGCCCAATGAGTATCGTCACCGTGAACTGTCGAGGAGAGGGCAATGCCTCGACAGTAAAGGAGCTACAAGACTTTGTCATAAAGTTTGCCCCCAATATTCTCTGTATTTTGGAAACTCAAATTAGCAAAAAACAGGTGGAGGCTTTGGCTTGTACTTTGGGCTATGACCATTCCTTTGCAGTAAACAACGAGGGAAGGAGTGGAGGCCTTGGAATCTTTTGGAATAATGTTGATATTCTTGGTTATTCAAAGTATCATATTGACaccgttatattgtgatccaaattcagatactaaagggaggctaacttctgacgagcggatcgAGGCCcatcgccggaggcttgggccgaagcgtatatatattccctgtaagccgccgctagggttttgtcgcatcattgtacacccacggcgtttgtaaacaccaccgaaatagtgaagttttgctggctggcgcccgtggtttttcccttgtgtgttgcaagggttttccacgttaaaatctcgtgtcccctgcagtgttttacttttcgttcttcttttattgtgcatctcgattataacagACACTACAATACATTGTGGGAGATGCACTTTGGAGAACGACAACAATTTATGAAGATGCCCAAACAGGGGAGAGATACAAAACCTGGGACAAGTTAAAGGACATTTGTGGTGATGGGTCAATACCATGGCTCTGTCTAGGTGATTTCCACGAGGTTCTCAGGAACTATAAGCATGAAGGTGTTGGACATAGAACCCTATCACAAATCCAGGGATTTCGTGATGCAGTCGATGTGTGTAACTTGATTGATTTAGGTTACAAGGGTCACTTTTGGACATGGGAGAAGAAGGTAACTGGCGGTTCATATACACGGGTTATACTTGATCGAGCGCTTGGTTTTGCGGAGTGGAGTGCTCAATTCCCTCGAGCCAACGTTTGCATAAAGGCACTCAAATTCTTTCCCGGGTATTCAGGCTCTAGAATGATAAGCGGTAGGAATATGGTTTTTTCCTTTgcattaggactccgggagggagattgagcggaataacaaacatgGGCCATGAGCTCTACGAGGTAGTCGACATACCATATCGATTGAATCCATCAGTTGTTATagcaattctgacattccgagcatcATTTGCCTTATCAGGGTGTTTTTCATCGAAGTTCTTCCATGAATTACCATCAGATGGATGTCCCATATTTAGCCATCCGTTCTCGTCCACGTAACTCAACCCCCTCTAATACCACGTTATTTGTTTGGCAGAATCCTCGAACATGTAAaaccgctggattctttttatgaatgggagataacgaagaatcttCACGACGACTTTTGGCTGCGTCTTCTGACCATCGGCTCCCACAACCTTATGATACCTACAGGCCCCACATTTCCTCCAGTATTTGTCATACGCAAACTCTTTCCAAAACTAAATGCATTTTTTTGGACATCAATCATACTTTACATAATCCATGTTGAGCGCTCTCAAAATTTCCTTTGCTTCGTAGATGCTTGTAGGCAGACAATGCCCTTTAGGCAACATGTTACCAAATGTTTTGAGATGACCTTCAAAGCATGCTTAGGTCTTGTCTAAGTGGGCCTTGTCGGCTAGTACTTGCGTGATGGCATCGCCCTGGGAAATTTTTGCACCCTCGTCTAGTGGCCACTTAGCTGAGGCCATCATATCGAAGATCATATCAAAGAAGTCCTTCACGGAGATCATCTAGCAAGTATCTAATACCATCATCCTCATATATTGTCGTcgatccgctgccgcatcacctcacctctgtcacgttcgtacTGAGCAAAGTCGACCCTCGCGACAAAGTTAGGCATTCACCCATTCCACCAAAGGTGTTTAGTCATATCATCCTTTCCCTAACGATGGCGCCTCTTGCAACGAGCGCACGGAAAATTTGGAGGAACGCTTGCCTTTGAACCACATGCTAACTCCTTCAATAATAAATTTGTTTTCCATATGTACTCACCCCCTTCAACATTTTAGTTGCACTAATTCGACCACTGTACACCCACCTATTATCAGTTATCATCTTCTTTGTTGAGAGACAAACAACAAATAATAGCATGAAATTAAATGCATTGTATTTCTATTCTCTACCCCCGCATGCataaacctacatctctactaggtgggctcctaggagGCGTCAGATATGTAGATTaagtacgttctccatgctctacctcGGTCCGAGACATAATTTCGCCAACACTTCCCCGTTGCTCTCCCGATACATGTCtcagcaaaaagccgagaggatgtgcatatGGAGAACACCGGGGAGGCGCTGTCGAAATCCTAACTCATACCAAAGCAAAACATGGAAAATacacccaactacgcatccgccgacttTCCCGTAACAGCCGCAAACGTTATGGTTGAAAATATATCaatcactaatgcatatttatctgcgtaacgcttgcggacaggaagtgacacctaggttaggCGACTTAACGTGGAAAATGAATCTAGAGACATAAAAAATGTGGATGAGAAGGTGGAGGTTTAGCTCACCCTCgactgtagaggaagtagtcgaatAATTGAGTGGCCGTATGGAAGCGCATCAAGCAGCGGGGATTTGGGGTGGTCACGTCAGGGCCTAGTTTAGAAAATAAGAAATTCACATTATTAAAATCACATTTATATTTCTATTTTACATTTCTATTTCTACTTCAATTACTAAACAAACTTATATTTCTATTCAcaattctatttctatttctattattagaaaaaaaTCTATTTTCATTTGAATCAAAACAAATTCGCATTTCTATTTCCATTCCTATTACACATATACCTCTGCAACAATTGGTAATCGCTAAATTACAGAAAAAGAATAAAACCTCAGGatatgtagggattcgtagcatagaaaacaaatatTTTCATACGTAACAACAAATAAAccaccaagatctaatctacgagATGCAATATTACGATGCGGTAGCATATAATAATGCGATAACTTGAGTTACGTACTGCTGGAAATCAGGTGCGGAAGCTTAACGGTTGGTGTTGATGTAGAAGATCATGATCCATTCAATTTTGGTGATCCAACTCGATCAACTTCGTCGCTTGTGCGATGACTCCAAGGTCATGCACACGTACGGCTTGACGACGTCGTCTCCTTCTTGTTCCAGCAAGTTGGAGTCGAGGTAGAGAGATCACTCCGGCGTCACGATGGTGTGACGACGAAATTGGTGCaaatccggcagggcttcgcccggACTATCTTTTCGGAGTTCGCTGGAATTAGGTTTCTAGCTAGATTCCGGCGATCACCGGTGGAGGTACGAGGACCAATGGAGGTAAACGGTGGAGGACGGAGGAGTACCGACGCGGACGGGCAACGGCCGATGGTGGCGGGTAGCCGGCGGCGGCTTGGCGGCTGTGCTAGGCGTTTGGAGCTCAGGGCTGCATGGCTCAGTTGGACTGTGTGGTGGTGGCAGCGCTGACGCGGGGGTTGGAGGAGAGAGGGAGTGTGGTAGGGTTCTAGCATGtgtgttgtgtgtgtgcgtgtgttccaGTCCGACCGGATATGGGCGACCTAGATGTTCTGACTGTtgagttcgttgcatggaaacaaaaaattctaccgcaaaaACGAATAAATCCAAGGTCAAATCTATGGAAAAGTCAAGATCTAATCTATTATATTGGAGCAACGAGATAGAAGagtgactaaccctcgaagatccaaagccttaacgagatcagatctcgtggttggtGAAGACGATtcttccggtgctgcaatccggaacACTTCCgtcctcggtcacacgtacggtgtcgatgacatccttcctctccccgttccagcgggaaacGGAGGAGTAGATCCCCTCGAAATCCCATCAGCACGacagtgtggtggtggtggtggaggagaaattcctgcagggcttcgccaagcctgcgcaggaaggagGATAGAGAgaagggcggctagggtttgggggatGTTATGATGCGCCCCAACTCTCCCCAcactcttatataggcgtgggggctGCCTTGGCACCTCCTCCAAGCCCTAGGGTCGACCAAAAAAGGGGGGGAAACTttcccccaagttaagtccctactttcaagggatttgatcttatccacttgatccAGCTGCATGGGCCTTGGGGTCTTGTTGTGCCTGGCCCAT encodes:
- the LOC127304172 gene encoding thiol protease SEN102-like; protein product: MVKLAALVVAVALLALLDPAATVVEFAKEDLESDDSLWKLYELWGARHKVARHPGEKLRRFAIFKEQARRVYDLHIEFAGDTPLGLNIFADLSDDEVRRDYRCAKGGAGNGRKKRSFINVKRRAGDGTLPLPVAFDWRSKTCYGHPCLTPVKDQAYNCGACWAFAATAAMESHHAILKNGSLLRLSEQELVDCDTKNGACAGGLAAIAFQYVVKWGLTSSAAYPYTARNGTCKSSATFPVLGMTGFARVPAYDEFELLQAVTYGPVVVSIDANNTEFDRYAGGLYPSVKCGRTPDHEMLLVGYGPNYYILRNSYGENWGDKGHMLLPRNFDLHDVFGPCGILLDGATYPEIA